The following proteins come from a genomic window of Gossypium raimondii isolate GPD5lz chromosome 5, ASM2569854v1, whole genome shotgun sequence:
- the LOC105769428 gene encoding farnesyl pyrophosphate synthase 1 produces the protein MADLKSAFLNVYSQLKSELLQDPSFEFTDDSRQWVERMLDYNVPGGKLNRGLSVIDSYRLLKDGKKLTQDEIFLTSALGWCIEWLQAYFLVLDDIMDSSHTRRGQPCWFRLPKVGMIAVNDGVILRNHITRILKNHFRGKPYYVDLLDLFNEVEFQTASGQMIDLITTLEGEKDLSKYSLQQHRRIVQYKTAYYSFYLPVACALVMAGENLDNHIDVKNILVDMGIYFQVQDDYLDCFGNPETIGKIGTDIEDFKCSWLVVKALEICNEEQKKVLYENYGKPDPANVAKVKALYNELNLKGVFEDYESKSYERLVTSIEAHPSKPVQAVLKSFLGKIYKRQK, from the exons ATGGCGGATCTCAAGTCAGCATTTCTCAATGTGTATTCCCAGCTCAAATCGGAGCTCCTTCAGGATCCTTCTTTCGAGTTTACTGATGATTCTCGTCAATGGGTTGAACGG ATGCTGGACTACAATGTGCCTGGAG GGAAACTGAATCGAGGACTTTCTGTGATTGATAGCTACCGCCTGTTGAAAGATGGAAAGAAATTGACCcaagatgagatttttcttacAAGTGCGCTCGGTTGGTGTATTGAATGG CTTCAGGCATATTTTCTTGTTCTTGATGACATCATGGACAGCTCTCACACCCGGCGTGGCCAGCCTTGTTGGTTTAGATTGCCGAAG GTTGGTATGATTGCTGTAAATGATGGTGTTATACTTCGCAATCACATCACCAGGATTCTCAAAAATCACTTTCGTGGGAAACCTTACTATGTGGATCTGCTAGATTTATTTAATGAG GTGGAGTTTCAAACAGCTTCAGGACAGATGATAGATCTGATTACAACACTTGAAGGAGAAAAGGATCTATCCAAATACTCATTGCAACA GCACCGTCGCATTGTTCAGTACAAGACTGCCtattattcattttatcttCCT GTTGCGTGTGCACTGGTTATGGCTGGTGAAAATCTTGACAACCACATCGATGTAAAGAACATTCTTGTTGACATGGGAATCTACTTTCAAGTACAG GATGACTATTTGGATTGCTTTGGCAATCCTGAGACCATTGGTAAG ATTGGAACCGATATTGAAGATTTTAAGTGCTCTTGGTTGGTGGTTAAAGCTTTGGAAATCTGTAATGAGGAGCAGAAGAAAGTGTTATAT GAGAACTATGGGAAACCAGACCCTGCCAATGTTGCTAAAGTGAAGGCTCTATACAATGAGCTTAATCTCAAG GGCGTATTTGAGGACTACGAAAGCAAGAGCTATGAGAGGCTCGTAACCTCAATTGAAGCTCATCCTAGCAAACCAGTGCAAGCTGTGTTGAAGTCATTCTTAGGGAAGATCTACAAGAGGCAGAAATAG